The following proteins come from a genomic window of Lolium rigidum isolate FL_2022 chromosome 5, APGP_CSIRO_Lrig_0.1, whole genome shotgun sequence:
- the LOC124654330 gene encoding ankyrin-2-like, with protein sequence MGTRDMPLPRQFEFLLGKDRDQWPLEARFIEAAHDGDVRSIKKIAKELDVHGHGVPVTVASTTYMGFNALHAAGGRGRLPLYQYLVEELKMDVNKPDTSQDQSPAEHAVTYGNLPAVAYLLDHGADLHQKRQGDVTLLHSAAIRGHSEIVEFLLSRGADVNALSVTGTPLSVASFKGHASTVKILLQHNANPNKGNRLFVALDMALRKSFVSCVKLLIQGGANVSSASPGDNPLVKAAEKGLTEAIKCLLEAGANANVLDMYGRLPIELAAEYGTREDVEILFPFTSPISTVANWSVDGIISHVKMEIKQLEDGDFVKTRMSELKGQGDEAFKNQDYLKASVFYTQALKMDNFDAKLLSNRSLCFLRMGDGKRAYEDATECAEIRPKWAKAHYRLGAAFMCMKGGNGTEELNSARQLQRAARMEREDLFWSC encoded by the exons ATGGGGACCCGGGACATGCCGCTGCCTCGCCAGTTCGAGTTCCTCCTCGGCAAAG ACCGCGACCAGTGGCCGCTGGAGGCCAGGTTCATCGAGGCCGCCCACGACGGCGACGTCCGCAGCATCAAGA AGATCGCAAAGGAGCTGGACGTGCACGGGCACGGGGTCCCGGTGACGGTGGCCAGCACCACCTACATGGGCTTCAACGCCCTCcacgcggccggcggccggggCAGGCTGCCCCTCTACCAGTACCTCGTCGAGGAGCTCAAGATGGACGTCAACAAGCCCGACACCTCTCAGG ATCAATCACCTGCTGAGCACGCCGTCACCTACGGCAACCTTCCTGCCGTCGCCTACCTTCTTGACCATGGCGCTGATCTGCATCAGAAACGTCAAGGGGACGTCACGCTTCTTCACTCAGCTGCAATCCGTG GGCACTCTGAAATAGTAGAGTTTCTTCTTTCTAGAGGAGCTGATGTTAATGCACTATCAGTTACTGGGACACCACTCTCTGTTGCTTCTTTTAAAGGACATGCTAGTACCGTCAAGATCCTTTTGCAGCACAATGCAAAT CCCAACAAAGGTAATCGTCTGTTTGTAGCTCTAGACATGGCATTACGCAAATCTTTTGTCTCCTGTGTGAAGCTATTGATTCAG GGTGGAGCTAATGTGAGCAGTGCTAGTCCTGGTGATAATCCTTTGGTAAAGGCTGCAGAGAAGGGCTTAACTGAAGCTATTAAGTGCTTGTTGGAAGCTGGAGCAAACGCAAATGTTCTTGACATG TATGGTAGATTGCCAATAGAGTTGGCTGCTGAGTATGGTACACGGGAAGATGTCGAGATACTCTTTCCTTTCACATCTCCCATTTCAACTGTGGCCAATTGGAGCGTTGATGGAATCATTAGTCATGTGAAGATGGAAATCAAGCAACTTGAG GATGGCGATTTTGTGAAAACGAGAATGTCTGAACTGAAAGGGCAAGGGGATGAAGCATTTAAGAATCAGGATTATCTGAAGGCGTCAGTGTTCTACACACAG GCTCTGAAGATGGACAACTTCGATGCCAAGTTGTTATCAAACAGGAGCCTTTGCTTTCTTCGTATGGGTGATGGAAAAAGGGCTTACGAGGATGCAACTGAATGCGCAGAGATTCGCCCGAAGTGGGCAAAGGCACACTATCGGCTAGGCGCAGCTTTTATGTGTATGAAG GGAGGCAATGGAACTGAGGAGTTAAACTCCGCACGCCAACTACAGAGAGCAGCTCGCATGGAACGTGAAGATCTTTTTTGGTCCTGTTAG
- the LOC124654331 gene encoding ankyrin-1-like encodes MGTRDMPLPRLYELLHGQDRDRWPPEARFLAVAHHGDVRKIKKIAKELDVQGRGIPATVASTTYMGMNALHAAGGRGRLPAYEYLVEEVGMDVDKPDTAQAFTPAAHAVTNGCLPAIKYLVNHGADVRQQRSKGNITLLHTAALLGYSEIVEFLLSRGADVDAISDLGTPLAVAALRGYASIVKILLQNNADPNKASCQFGPLTLALQKSSVSCMKLLIQGGTKVSCDNPFDNPLVKAAEKGLTEAIRCLLEAGANPNVHDTFGRLPIELAAEYGTREDVEILFPFTSPISTVEKWSVDGIISHVKMEIKQLEDGNFVKKRMSDLKRQADEAFKKQDYPNASLLYTQALKMDNFDAKLLSNRSLCWLRMGDGQRAFDDAAKCKRLRPKWAKAHYRQGAALMFTKEYDGAYSALSRALELDPESEEIEKLFWEAMELR; translated from the exons ATGGGGACCCGGGACATGCCGCTGCCTCGCCTCTACGAGCTCCTCCACGGCCAAG ACCGTGACCGCTGGCCGCCGGAGGCCAGGTTCCTCGCGGTCGCGCACCACGGCGACGTCCGCAAAATCAAGA AGATCGCGAAGGAGCTGGACGTGCAGGGGCGCGGGATCCCGGCGACGGTGGCCAGCACCACCTACATGGGCATGAACGCGCTCCACGCCGCCGGGGGCCGCGGCAGGCTGCCAGCCTACGAGtacctcgtcgaggaggtcgGGATGGACGTCGACAAGCCCGACACCGCACAGG CTTTCACACCCGCGGCGCATGCCGTCACCAACGGCTGCCTTCCCGCCATCAAGTACCTCGTCAACCACGGCGCTGATGTGCGTCAGCAACGTTCAAAGGGGAACATCACTCTTCTGCATACAGCTGCACTTCTTG GGTACTCTGAAATAGTAGAGTTTCTTCTCTctagaggagctgatgttgatgcAATATCCGATCTTGGGACACCTCTCGCGGTTGCTgctcttagaggatatgctagtatTGTCAAGATCCTTTTGCAGAACAATGCAGAT CCCAACAAGGCTTCTTGTCAGTTTGGACCTTTGACATTGGCGTTACAAAAATCTTCTGTGTCCTGTATGAAGCTATTAATTCAG GGTGGAACTAAAGTGAGCTGTGATAATCCTTTTGATAATCCATTGGTAAAGGCTGCTGAGAAGGGCTTAACTGAAGCTATCAGGTGCTTGTTGGAAGCTGGTGCAAACCCAAATGTTCATGACACG TTTGGTAGATTACCAATAGAGTTGGCTGCTGAGTATGGTACACGGGAAGATGTTGAGATTCTCTTTCCTTTCACCTCTCCCATTTCAACTGTGGAAAAATGGAGCGTCGATGGAATCATTAGTCATGTGAAGATGGAAATCAAGCAACTTGAG GATGGTAATTTTGTGAAAAAGAGGATGTCTGACCTGAAACGACAAGCGGATGAAGCATTCAAGAAGCAGGATTATCCAAATGCATCATTGCTCTATACACAG GCACTGAAGATGGATAACTTTGACGCGAAGCTGTTATCAAACAGGAGCCTGTGCTGGCTTCGCATGGGTGATGGACAGAGGGCTTTTGATGACGCGGCTAAATGCAAAAGGCTGCGCCCGAAGTGGGCAAAGGCTCACTATCGTCAAGGAGCTGCTCTGATGTTCACGAAG GAGTATGATGGAGCTTATAGCGCACTCTCACGTGCCTTAGAGTTGGACCCTGAAAGCGAGGAGATTGAGAAATTGTTCTG GGAGGCGATGGAACTGAGGTGA